From Quercus lobata isolate SW786 chromosome 1, ValleyOak3.0 Primary Assembly, whole genome shotgun sequence, one genomic window encodes:
- the LOC115982515 gene encoding protein argonaute 4-like: MDSFEPDGNGVANGNGATNGNGAQEALPPPPPVIPPNVVPVRAEGDQPPEPVKKKVMRVPIARRGLANKGQKIQLLTNHFKVGVNNVDGHFFHYSVSLAYEDGRPVDGKGVGRKVIDRVQETYDTELAGKDFAYDGEKSLFTVGPLPRNKLEFTVVLEDVISNRNNGNSSPNGHGSPNEGDRKRMRRPYQSKTFKVEISFAAKIPMQAIANALRGQESENSQEALRVLDIILRQHAAKQGCLLVRQSFFHNDPKNFADVGGGVLGCRGFHSSFRTSQGGLSLNIDVSTTMIIQPGPVVDFLIANQNVRDPFSLDWSKAKRTLKNLRIKTSPANQEFKITGLSEKTCKDQMFTLKQRGNDADGEPQTIEVTVYDYFVNHRGIELRYSGDLPCINVGKPKRPTFFPLELCSLVSLQRYTKALSTLQRASLVEKSRQKPQERMKVLSEALKCNHYDSEPLLRSCGISISTSFTQVDGRVLPAPRLKVGNGEDFFPRNGRWNFNNKKLVQPTKIERWAVVNFSARCDTQSLVRDLIKCGDLKGIQIDAPFDVFQENPQNRRAPPMARVEKMFEDIQSKLPGAPQFLLCLLPERKNSDLYGPWKRKNLAEYGIVTQCIAPTRVNDQYLTNVLLKINAKMGGLNSLLAVEHTPSIPLVSKAPTIILGMDVSHGSPGQSDVPSIAAVVSSRQWPLISKYRASVRTQSPKVEMIDSLFKKTSETEDDGIMRELLLDFYTSSGKRKPDQIIIFRDGVSESQFNQVLNIELDQIIESCKFLDEKWNPKFVVIVAQKNHHTKFFQPGSPDNVPPGTVIDNKVCHPRNNDFYLCAHAGMIGTTRPTHYHVLLDDVGFSADDLQELVHSLSYVYQRSTTAISVVAPICYAHLAATQMGQFMKFEELSETSSSHGGVTSAGAVPVPQLPRLQENVCNSMFFC; the protein is encoded by the exons ATGGATTCATTTGAGCCAGATGGTAATGGAGTAGCAAATGGGAATGGAGCAACAAATGGGAATGGAGCACAGGAGGCATTGCCACCTCCTCCCCCTGTTATTCCTCCAAATGTTGTTCCAGTCCGCGCAGAAGGAGACCAACCTCCTGAACCAGTTAAGAAAAAGGTTATGCGAGTTCCCATTGCTAGGCGTGGTCTTGCAAACAAAGGACAGAAGATACAACTGCTTACTAATCACTTCAAAGTTGGGGTCAATAATGTTGATGGCCATTTCTTCCATTATAGT GTTTCTTTGGCCTACGAAGATGGTCGCCCTGTTGATGGTAAAGGTGTTGGTAGAAAAGTGATTGATAGGGTGCAGGAGACTTATGATACTGAGTTAGCTGGAAAGGACTTTGCTTATGATGGGGAGAAGAGTTTGTTCACTGTTGGTCCACTTCCCCGCAACAAGCTTGAGTTTACTGTTGTACTTGAGGATGTCATATCAAATAG AAATAATGGAAACAGTAGCCCTAATGGTCACGGAAGTCCTAATGAGGGTGACCGAAAGAGGATGCGGCGTCCTTATCAGTCAAAGACATTCAAAGTGGAGATTAGCTTTGCTGCAAAAATTCCCATGCAGGCCATTGCAAATGCCCTAAGGGGTCAAGAATCAGAGAACTCACAAGAAGCCCTAAGAGTGTTGGATATTATATTGAGGCAGCATGCAGCTAAACA GGGCTGCCTGCTTGTTCGTCAATCTTTCTTTCACAATGatccaaaaaattttgcagatgTTGGAGGTGGTGTTCTTGGCTGCAGAGGATTTCATTCAAGTTTTAGAACCTCCCAGGGTGGCTTGTCTCTGAATATTG ATGTATCAACTACCATGATTATACAGCCTGGACCGGTGGTGGATTTCTTAATTGCCAACCAGAATGTGAGAGATCCCTTCTCACTTGATTGGTCAAAG GCTAAACGAACACTCAAAAATCTGAGGATTAAGACGAGTCCTGCCAATCAAGAGTTCAAGATAACTGGATTGAGCGAGAAGACATGCAAAGATCAaat GTTTACACTGAAGCAGAGAGGAAATGATGCTGATGGTGAACCTCAGACGATAGAAGTGACTGTCTATGATTATTTTGTTAATCATCGTGGTATAGAATTGCGATATTCTGGAGATCTACCATGTATTAATGTTGGGAAGCCAAAGCGCCCAACTTTCTTCCCTCTTGAG ctttGTTCATTGGTGTCCTTGCAACGTTACACAAAAGCTTTATCCACTCTTCAAAGAGCTTCACTAGTGGAAAAATCAAGGCAAAAGCCACAAGAGAGGATGAAGGTTTTGTCTGAG GCTTTGAAATGTAACCATTATGATTCTGAACCGTTGCTACGTTCATGTGGCATTTCAATCAGTACTAGCTTTACTCAAGTTGATGGCCGTGTTCTGCCAGCCCCAAGG TTGAAAGTGGGCAATGGAGAGGATTTCTTTCCTAGGAATGGTAGATGGAATTTCAACAACAAg AAATTAGTGCAGCCAACAAAGATTGAACGCTGGGCTGTAGTGAACTTCTCAGCGCGTTGTGATACACAAAGTCTTGTACGGGATCTAATTAAATGCGGAGATCTGAAAGGAATT CAAATAGATGCTCCATTCGATGTGTTTCAAGAGAATCCTCAGAATAGACGCGCTCCACCCATGGCCAGAGTGGAGAAGATGTTTGAGGATATACAATCAAAACTTCCTGGTGCTCCACAGTTTCTTCTATGCTTGCTTCCCGAGAGAAAAAACTCCGATCTTTATG GTCCATGGAAGCGAAAGAATCTAGCTGAGTATGGAATAGTCACTCAGTGCATTGCTCCTACTAGGGTTAATGACCAATATCTTACCAATGTTCTTTTGAAGATCAATGCAAAG ATGGGTGGTTTGAATTCATTACTAGCTGTTGAACACACTCCTTCAATCCCATTGGTTTCCAAGGCTCCCACCATCATACTTGGGATGGATGTGTCTCATGGCTCTCCTGGGCAGTCTGATGTACCATCAATTGCTGCG GTGGTCAGCTCAAGGCAGTGGCCATTGATTTCTAAATATAGGGCATCTGTTCGGACACAGTCCCCGAAGGTTGAAATGATAGATTCCTTATTTAAGAAAACATCTGAAACTGAAGATGACGGCATAATGAG GGAGCTTCTGCTGGACTTCTATACAAGCTCAGGGAAAAGAAAACCAGATCAGATTATCATATTCAG GGATGGAGTCAGTGAATCGCAATTCAACCAAGTGTTGAACATTGAACTGGATCAAATCATTGAG TCCTGCAAGTTTCTCGATGAGAAGTGGAACCCAAAGTTTGTGGTAATTGTTGCACAGAAAAACCACCATACGAAATTCTTCCAGCCTGGATCTCCTGATAATGTTCCACCTG GAACTGTTATAGATAACAAAGTTTGTCATCCACGAAACAATGATTTCTACCTATGTGCACATGCTGGAATGATT GGTACCACGAGGCCTACGCATTACCATGTCCTGTTAGATGACGTTGGTTTTTCAGCAGATGATCTACAGGAACTTGTGCATTCCCTGTCATATGT GTACCAGAGAAGCACCACTGCCATTTCTGTAG TTGCTCCTATATGTTATGCACACTTGGCAGCCACCCAAATGGGACAGTTCATGAAATTTGAGGAGTTATCTGAGACATCCTCAAGCCATGGTGGAGTGACTTCTGCTGGAGCTGTTCCTGTCCCGCAACTTCCCAGATTGCAGGAGAACGTGTGCAACTCGATGTTCTTTTGTTGA
- the LOC115982539 gene encoding lamin-like protein — protein sequence MHVNVLLEPFCKDLCSWRIRLLKMENFRKVVLCLIVIMMGIFSANCRDPVLHRVGGGRYTWAPNINFTDWSSREQFFVGDWLYFGFDKHLYNVLEVNKTSYEKCIDKGFMKNITRGGRDVFNLTEARPYYFLSGRGYCFKGMKVEILVHNYQAPPAVPIVVHKTSAADISRNIQLELIATALVWTFLFKYI from the exons ATGCATGTGAATGTGCTTCTTGAACCCTTCTGCAAGGACTTGTGCTCTTGGAGAATTAGGCTGTTGAAAATGGAGAATTTTAGGAAAGTGGTTTTGTGCTTGATTGTCATTATGATGGGAATATTTTCCGCAAATTGCAGAGACCCAGTACTCCACAGGGTTGGAGGTGGAAGATACACTTGGGCACCCAACATTAACTTCACAGATTGGTCGAGCCGCGAGCAGTTCTTTGTGGGTGACTGGCTCT ACTTTGGGTTTGATAAGCACCTCTACAATGTTTTGGAGGTGAACAAGACTAGCTATGAAAAGTGCATTGACAAAGGCTTCATGAAGAATATCACAAGGGGCGGTCGCGATGTGTTCAATCTCACAGAGGCAAGACCATATTACTTCCTCAGCGGAAGAGGATATTGCTTCAAGGGAATGAAAGTTGAAATTCTGGTTCACAATTACCAAGCCCCACCAGCAGTACCAATTGTAGTGCATAAAACTTCTGCCGCAGATATCAGCAGAAACATCCAACTTGAGCTAATTGCAACCGCACTAGTCTGGACCTTCCTCttcaaatacatataa
- the LOC115985924 gene encoding 14-3-3-like protein isoform X2, protein MVEFMEKVSAVVESEELTVEERNLLSMAYKNKIGARRASWCIISSIEQKESRGNEDHVSMIRDYRSKIKSELSNICDGILKLLDTKLIPSATTGDSKVFYLKMKV, encoded by the exons ATGGTGGAGTTCATGGAGAAGGTCTCGGCGGTGGTGGAGAGCGAGGAGCTCACCGTCGAGGAGCGAAACCTTCTCTCCATGGCGTACAAGAACAAGATCGGCGCGAGGCGAGCATCGTGGTGCATCATCTCCTCGATCGAGCAGAAGGAGAGCCGCGGCAACGAGGACCATGTGTCCATGATCCGGGACTACAGATCCAAGATCAAGTCGGAGCTCTCCAACATCTGCGACGGAATCCTCAAGCTCCTTGACACCAAACTCATCCCCTCCGCCACCACCGGCGACTCGAAGGTCTTCTACCTCAAGATGAAGG TTTAG
- the LOC115985924 gene encoding 14-3-3-like protein isoform X1, whose amino-acid sequence MVEFMEKVSAVVESEELTVEERNLLSMAYKNKIGARRASWCIISSIEQKESRGNEDHVSMIRDYRSKIKSELSNICDGILKLLDTKLIPSATTGDSKVFYLKMKGFCCFSV is encoded by the exons ATGGTGGAGTTCATGGAGAAGGTCTCGGCGGTGGTGGAGAGCGAGGAGCTCACCGTCGAGGAGCGAAACCTTCTCTCCATGGCGTACAAGAACAAGATCGGCGCGAGGCGAGCATCGTGGTGCATCATCTCCTCGATCGAGCAGAAGGAGAGCCGCGGCAACGAGGACCATGTGTCCATGATCCGGGACTACAGATCCAAGATCAAGTCGGAGCTCTCCAACATCTGCGACGGAATCCTCAAGCTCCTTGACACCAAACTCATCCCCTCCGCCACCACCGGCGACTCGAAGGTCTTCTACCTCAAGATGAAGG gattttgttgctTCTCAGTTTAG